CAACGTCGTCGGTCAGCCTTTACGGTTCCCTGAATCACCAGTTGTTAGTTTCGCTGCGAGAGATCTCATCAGGGGATTGCTTGTCAAGGAACCACAGCATAGATTAGCTTACAAACGAGGAGCAACTGAGATCAAACAACACCCCTTCTTTGAAGGTGTCAACTGGGCATTGATACGATGCGCTTCGCCACCGGAAGTACCAAAGCCTGTCGAGATCGAGCGGATACCCTCACCAACACCTCCAGTCAGTGGAAAAACTGTAATGGCTAGACCTGGCCCTGACTCCAAATCATCTGATAATTATCTGGAGTTTGATTTCTTTTAGTAACGAGACAATACTTGTTCTTGCCTGTcaacaatttcaattttcagttTGCAGAAGTAATGGTTTGTACTTTTTGTCATCTAAAGCTTGAGAATAGTTCACATAAGGTCAGTGGATCAGAAGAAGATTGGGATTTAACCACCAAAACACCTCCAAGATACGAATTCACTGCGGCGATGTTCTTTCTTCATGATCTTGAAATTTgtagaacaagaagaagaacaagaagatgatgatgatgaagatgaatcAATCACTTGGCAGGTGGAttcctttccttcttcttcacatATGATTTTCACATCACAAAATTCTTCTGCATTTTTCAGTATTTGTTTGGCTATTCCTTCTCTCTTCGATCTCCATTTTCTTGTATGATCCAGAATTCACAAACTCTCAGCACAGAGATTAAGAACATTTGAACATTTAGGTTTTGAAACTGAGAATTACTTGGttgtttagagagagagagagagagagagagagagagagagagagagagagagagagagagagagagacctgGCCTTGGTGCTGTTCCTCCCTAGTATCAGTTTCCTTATCTGGAGAAGAGAGATGAGATCAAGAATCGCCTTGGCTACCATATCACTCTCGATCATCACAACCTCCACATTGACCTGTAAGAATTCGGTTGTAAAAACTGGATCATAAAATGGAACAACCGAAACGTGATCTGGTGCTATACCTGAGCAGAAGAACATGTATCAACAAATTTGTGGAGAAACTCCCTCCTCTTTGCTCTCTCTTCCGCCATGAACTTCTCCACTATCTTCGGACCGACCTGGCTCCTCGGAAGCATTCCCACTTGATTACGAAACACGCAACAATTTTAGTTAGATGAAAGTGATTCTACTCTGCCAAGAACTCTGTTacagagagaaggagagaggaCATACACGGGCTGGGGACGAAGCGAATCTCGGGGGAGACATGGAGCAAATACACGATACTGGATGGTAAAACAGCGAAATCGAGAGTCCATTGCAAGGCGGCCATACTGGAAGCGGCGTTATCGCCGATCCCAACGTAAACGCAATGGTTCGATTTGCGAAAATCGAAGGAGAACCAACTCTCTTCGCAATCATCCTCCAGTTTACGATTCGATTGCACATCAAGCCCTAGGTCGATCTCGAACAGATCGCTGGATTTCTCCTCTTCATTCACGCTTAAGCTTCgatgaaatttgaaatcatCACTGCCTAAGTAGTAGTGCTTACTCGTCAATTCTTGAACGTCGGAACGAACACCTCCATCCACTAACAGAGATTCCGAACCCAACATGTTGATTCCCCGTCGATGGAAAGCTAGAACAGAAAGGCATGAACAAcgagaaaactaaaaatttccAGTCAAATTTATACACGATTTTACAGAAGTATTCAATTAATCAAGGGGAAACGTGGGATTTAAGTTTCTGACGTACATTGGTTTGGATCAaagatgatgatcatcatgttCGGATCTTCAAATCAATTAATCTGGACATACCTTAATTCATATTCTGAATCTTCAACATTAAATAAAccttttcaataaatttaaaataaaatttaacggAAAAGAACGTTGAATTATGAGtttattaagtttttaaaactttgaaattatctaataaataatttaaatatatttaatttttttttactcaaataAAAACtgtaaaattcaatttaacctaaaatttaaaattatatataatttaaaaaggtAGAATAtgtcaaatttattaaacaaaaaaaaaaaataataataataatttaataggaAATAAAGAGAGCATTAAGCATGACATATTATTAGTGAGGGGAGAGagatttaaataataagaGGAAAAGCATATTATAAAACgaatattatatgatatttatatgGTTCGCATGCTTCATATCGTATATGAAAGTGTTGATAAAAGGAATATCcgaatatgtttttattttattttattttattttattaactatacattttaattaaaatgcttAGAACTCgtatttttagttaattaattaaaatatatagaactcatatttttaagtaattaattaaaatatttagaattcatatattataatNtatatatatatatatatatatatatatatatatatatatatatatatatatatatatatattttaagggCGTAAAAAACAATCTAATGATCTGAAAACTCGTTTAACCTAACTCAATATTTACGGTTTAAGTTGAGATAAACTTATTTGAATTGAGTTTGTTTAAGAGTTTAACTGACCCGAATTTAGggttagttttaaaatttagagacttACCAAATAAATGGtgttacaaaatatttatataaggCATAGAATTAAGTGTTTTTGACAGCATTGCAACTATACAGTTCATGAAATTGTGAGTTGTCAATATGTCTCAAACCGAAAAACCAATCAactttattttcctttccaaatctaattttttcttcctcatcttaaggattttttttttcataatatcGACACGAGTTTGAGATATAATAGTTCATTTTCTGAGGGACTTGAGTTATGAACTACGAATTGATTCTAATAACAGATTCgataaattttttcaatatcattTATGGGATATAAGTTGATGAGATACGTTTAGATGAGATGATATGTTCATAATCAAAATATAGTAGAGTAACAGAAGTATGACTTAGAACTACTCTCTCGTATAGCCATGTAGCTCTCGCAAGCTATGAGtaaatataaacatatttCGCTCGATCTAGTTTCCATAGTTTCTTATGATTTGGCCTAAAGGGACTTCCATCATATTGTGATATCTCATCATTCATCTCTTCGGAGAGCGTATCTACCCATCAGAGTTCTCTATAAAATCTTAGGGTGAAGTTGTCAACTTTCtcctacccgatagttatatgcagtaagccgttgttgttacATTTTTGCTTATATTCCCATATAacactaattttaatttctcaaatcttgctttcaaaactctctttcgaaatctctctgcccccgttttctaaattttttttcttgaactggggccagaggctcgagcatacgtcgcttcgccaaaggcgacgcaagaacgaataaGCTTAACTCACTTAttgctggaaagtgagtgtcaAACAATTGCAAGTGCGCTTCCACCAAAATGCGATTATGACAAGTGGTATCTAAGTTGTATACCTACCTATCATAAATATATGAGGTAGTACTGAATTACTATATTGGTTCTCTAGCACCTAATAAGCCTCGTAATATCTGGATATTCATGTGGGCTCTTGTCCAGTGGACAAGTTCACGACTAAGAAATAGTTCAAGATTATTTCTTTATGGTCACCACATGGTATTTTATGGGtcaaattaaatgatttcAGGACATGACCTAATATGTACTAGCTCCTCGAATTACTGAGTGCCAATGTCGACCCCTATCTATTGAGACAGGTTCACTATTAAGAGCTACTAGCAACTTTACTAGTCCTCACATCATACAGTCAATCATATGGGAGTGATTCCATATCCTGAAAATTCCATGATATCACTCGAGATAAGTTCACAATTAGAAGTGAGTTGACAAGTGCCCTAACCGTTCTCACATGGTAGCAACATCGTGCTGCATGATACTGATCACAAGATATAagataaaacataataaattgaaataatctAACTCTTTATTACGCTCCTGCAACGATCATTTAACATGGTATATAGAATATTTATCCATATAGTCACACCACAACAATCAATTATGGGTATTCGAATTAATTTATCGAAGCAGACCATAACTCGTGGTTTATTGTCTTAATCATGCATATTTTTGGCTCGTAAACCGAATGCCAGCAAATTCAGACATGTCCTCCATGCAGACATGTCCTCCCTTCCTAAATAAAGAATCCCAAATGgagtaaaaaataaacttttctCCTAATAAAACAAAGGCTTTGCATTGGTTTGTAAAAATTGAGGAACCAAATAATGATTGGATGGGTTTGGGTTTTGCCTCACCCGCTGGCAATTGACGGCAATTATGTTGATAGCGGTTGGCCAGGCTTGCACCAATCCTCACACTTTAGAGAAACTGACAGCGTGTCACGTGattcaagaaaatattatgagaaaatgcaaaaaaaaaaaaaaagatcacgATGCCACGGTCATCCGTACATGGgcaccttgcctttacctgaaaaatgatgtggcacacggcctgagtatttcgaagaatattcagtaagtgaccccactataggggtcaTGCTAAATGCAATCGCATGCAAATATGCtatagggacctatctctatctcATCTCATATTAGGGGTGGCCtcgtgaccccactataggagTCATGCTAAATGCAATCGCATGCAAATATGCTATAGGAACCTATCTCTATCTCATCTCATATTAGGGGTGGCCtcgtgaccccactataggggtcaTGCTAAATGCAATCGCATGCAAATATGCtatagggacctatctctatctcATCTCATATTAGGGGTGGCCtcgtgaccccactataggagTCATGCTAAATGCAATCGCATGCAAATATGCTATAGGAACCTATCTCTATCTCATCTCATATTAGGGGTGGCCtcgtgaccccactataggggtcaTGCTAAATGCAATCGCATGCAAATATGCTATAGGGatctatctctatctcatcTCATATTAGAGGTGACCTCTAGTCTGGACTActatggatgtgtagtacttccctacacataACTcccacgtgcgagtgtgaatttCTAGGCAGCTCGCCCACCCCCTGGACTCTCTCTGGTCAAGCTAGGTATCTATAGCGACATCCGAAGGTTAGTGTGTCATGCTCACCATGATCACTCTCATTATCATATTGTGCACGTTCGTACTCATCATCTATAGGTGAAGTATCCCTATGCTTATGTACACACAACATACGTGACATCCCTCTAGTTCTCATCTTAacgtctcttctgacacaaccctagtcTTATCTCTCTATTACGTTTAGTAATACAAGcttattagatatttattaatatcatatttcattctcttaaGGTTGTGTCGGAAGTCAAActatcgacatgatgcaatatgacactcatcatcatgcaacatgcttaatatgaaaaaagtcatcatattaaggtaaacgtcatgcaaaacatcataatcatcatgCGACCATTAAATGCATTAAGCATGTAAGTATGTCATACATCGTAATATAACTCACATacatcatcatgcatcatGATAAAAAAAGATGGAGTGTGGAGGGCATATTTTTTCAAGAATAGGATTAAAACTACTCGATAATGAAATCCTGCAAATTCTCCCCAAgtttcccaaaaaaaaaaaaaaacacaaatgaaTTGGTCATAGTGGACAATTTAAGCTTTAAGGATCGAACCTTTTCCCGAACCTCACCTTTGAGAACTCAATTGGACACTTGTGTCTAGTCGTGTTAGGCCTCGATCCCTTCTACAAATGTATGGTAATCTCTTTCCAAAGATGTAGGAATAAGAACGAAGTTTTTTGGTCGTAGTCCCTAATTTGTCCAAAGACAATACGTCTAATACCCAAAACATAGAAGCCACATTCCCGTTCTTTgagcttcttcttttttgaacTCTCAGATTGTATTTTCCCGAATTTGAATTGTCATATGAAACTTTATCTTGATAGTTATAGGGATATTGAACCTAATATAACTCAAGGTTAGTCAGGAGAAAGTTGTGAGAAAGAACCCGCTCGTAGAAGCTTATTATGCATGAGTATTAGGTGGGAGTTAGCATGCTCTAGTACTCTAAGCAGAATATAGCCCGTTGTGCAACCATATTGTAGCCATTAATAGAAATATAACCGCCTAAGATTACAGACCCTTATCCACTATCTTAATCcgatttgattttgttactCACGTTTCCTTTCTGCTATATCACAATTAGTATTGTTAttaaacaacaacaaacaatAATACCCATTATTGACGTTATCCGTACTTAACATGTAGTTCTTAAATAATTGAGTAAAAAGTTCATTTTAACTTTACGTGAAAtcgataatttatttattacttgtTGTCACGCGATTTagtagttcaaatttttgttccCACGTAAACTCAAATATGGTCAACAGTTTTAGAAATGGGTTAGGACTCGAAATCTCCACAGAAAGAGAAcgaatgaaatggaaaaaattacGAACGTTcaacaataatattaatactTTCTATAAAACATACTTATGAGCGTCACTTGTTTGTTGAGGAATCGATACATACTCATCAACACGCTAAAATAGCGGTCCAATCTCGATTCATGTTCgaatcaaactcaaattttgacctgtactaaaaaaaaataaaaaataaaatactaagaTATCATAGTttttagttcataaaattttttaaaagtgttaaatactaattaaaaaataaaatactaatattCAATGATCTAATCTAATGGATTAGCTAAATCGACTAAAATTCGGTGAAGTTATGGTCTTTGCTATAGTCGAGCTCAGACCCATCCATTGGCTAAGAACCGATATGCTTGAGTTTGGGTCGAGGTTGAGCCTTCAATTTTTAGGAGAGGGTTGGTTTGACTTGACCCATTTACACCGATGAAATACTTGAAATAATACTTGTTGTAACTTATTCTTGCACTAATAACTTCCTCTTCAGGAGTGTCCATCAATATCTGTAGTTAATGTTTATCTCGGTTCATTCTTATACCctccattaaattttacaaGAGACTGCTCTATGTCTTGGGTCCATTAATAAATGTCATTGTCTAGATCCTTTGTCAATGGCTGCTATAATCTTTTCAATATTGAATTACAACTAATATGCGTACATGATAGTGAAGCGCATATTAGTGAAGTAAACAGTGACTGGTCGAAAGTTTGCAGCGTAGCTCAACTCTGATCTATGCCCACAAGTTAACTTCTTGCTATTCCTTGCATAAAGTGTAACAAACTAGTAAGCATATTTAGATGGGCGAGATTTAAAACTCacaattctcattttttctaCGTTTGGTATTAATTGATTGTAACTCACATATTAATTGACTTAATAGCTCGAACGCGTGATCTCGATTGGACTTGGTGATCTTCTTAGATCGACCTTTGATTTATTGATCTTTTCGGATTAGTTTCTAAGTTGTGATCTTGTTGATTTTGTTAGATAAACCATTGACTTGTTGATGTAGgctctaaattttctaaatttgcTGAAGAGACTGCCTCATGTGTACTTTTTAGGTGACTCGAGACCATACCCATCAACTTCGCCAACTTCCTCTTATTAAGATTTATGGATTTTTGAACGAATTTTGAGCAAGATTTTTAGTGAGATCAATGTTTGGAGAAAGGGCCTCAAAAGGTTGATCCCAATTCTAAGTGGGTAAAACTCAAAACCTAGTAGAAGAGTGGATCCCAATTCTAAGTGATATGAAATAAGGTGTTTTATTTATGGcacaaaaaattaatgatcGATAATAAGATTGTACCATACATGATCGGATTTGGAAAagttttattgtatttttcaattttagagtattatttttaaggtcTTAACTTACTATTGGTGATGGACATGAGAATTACAACATTTCTATTCATCATAAGTTAATTTAAGTGCTATTTCCAAGGCTATAAATATTCATTCATGTAAGGCTATAGTCATTCTTGTTTACTTTATTAAGACTTCTTATTTTTGAATGAAAGTTGCATATTATGTAAGTCATAAACTTGTTCCTCTCTATTTCTTGGGTTTAGATTTGCATactagagtcattcaagtagtcttgatcaagttatCTTGTAGAGtaattcgaatcacgagtttaaaaattagttttcttTACGCTTGAtcatgatcatcaa
This genomic interval from Cucurbita pepo subsp. pepo cultivar mu-cu-16 chromosome LG20, ASM280686v2, whole genome shotgun sequence contains the following:
- the LOC111783574 gene encoding U-box domain-containing protein 35-like, yielding MLGSESLLVDGGVRSDVQELTSKHYYLGSDDFKFHRSLSVNEEEKSSDLFEIDLGLDVQSNRKLEDDCEESWFSFDFRKSNHCVYVGIGDNAASSMAALQWTLDFAVLPSSIVYLLHVSPEIRFVPSPLGMLPRSQVGPKIVEKFMAEERAKRREFLHKFVDTCSSAQVNVEVVMIESDMVAKAILDLISLLQIRKLILGRNSTKARKWRSKREGIAKQILKNAEEFCDVKIICEEEGKESTCQVIDSSSSSSSSCSSSCSTNFKIMKKEHRRSEFVSWRCFGG